In Cololabis saira isolate AMF1-May2022 chromosome 10, fColSai1.1, whole genome shotgun sequence, a single window of DNA contains:
- the LOC133452206 gene encoding endogenous retrovirus group 3 member 1 Env polyprotein-like, protein MHRKPAGTIFFLGVFVLTTVGASERNHAGSDSPEVDELQRLAEEQGSSAGHRGPEADALYTPKHSHLSQEQNRHPCKHHKRDLTVYQEKITPKIYETQPSTNTYLQLAKMVAENSPHPDNCYVCGFIPHSTKEGLPLMTLPITSCDTCYILNLNSSYGHCKCHKPPQMRQMYCDKIHTSCYSCSTPIPLTLTMIPKTLKWCVEGKGTIHLGISNCDSTYSPSEEPLVKPKTSQNPLPDSIKDYNYLATMVNRCSIPLPKGVYWICGMKAYEYLPNDWSGICGLGHVVPAMRIVAVPPKVRIVKRELYTHTQTPWTRFFGALVPNYGVMAALDQIRDLSHAVEDLANTTAKGMSMLSQEMTAVRMMALQNRAALDYLLASQGGTCAVIKTECCTFIPNHNATIQEITDHLKNIANTLHTPVTTSLFGWFREQLGHVGYLIFEFALLGLVLLIVIWLLITCLRFTCKICMAQTTTKIMYSTVIPPLPPVEEENSDFLFKIEIDSV, encoded by the exons ATGCACCGGAAACCAGCTGGTACCATCTTCTTCCTGGGGGTCTTCGTCCTCACCACCGTCGGAGCCAGTGAAAGAAACCACGCAGGCTCGGACAGCCCAGAAGTAGATGAACTTCAACGACTggcagaggagcaggggagcagcgcAGGCCACAGAGGCCCGGAAGCAGATGCATTATACACGCCAAAACACTCACATCTGTCGCAGGAACAAAACAGACACCCTTGCAAACACCACAAACGAGACCTAACCGTTTACCAGgagaaaataactcctaaaatatATGAAACACAACCCTCAACAAACACATACCTCCAACTGGCAAAAATGGTTGCTGAAAATAGCCCACACCCTGATAACTGTTATGTGTGTGGGTTCATTCCACACAGCACAAAAGAAGGACTCCCATTAATGACTCTGCCCATTACTTCATGTGACACCTGTTACATTTTGAACCTCAATTCCTCTTATGGGCATTGCAAATGTCACAAACCCCCCCAAATGAGACAAATGTATTGTGATAAAATTCACACTAGCTGTTATTCCTGCAGCACACCGATTCCTCTCACCCTCACCATGATCCCAAAGACATTAAAGTGGTGTGTTGAAGGCAAAGGAACTATCCACCTAGGAATATcaaactgtgactccacatactctccttctgaagaaccgcttgttaagcctaaaacaagccaaaatccactgcccgattccattaAAGATTATAactaccttgctacaatggttaatcgctgttccatacctctaccaaaaggtgtttactggatttgtggcatgAAGGCTTACGAATATCTTCCAAACGATTGGTCTGGTatatgtggtctgggccatgtggtaccagccatgagaatcgtCGCTGTACCACCGAAAGTTCGCATTGTTAAAAGAGAATTGTACACTCACACCcaaacaccatggacaagattttttggtgccctcgttccaaattacggagtcatggcagctttggatCAGATAAGGGACCTATCTCATGCAGTTGAAGACTTAGCAAATACCACAGCAAAGGGCATGTCTATGCTTTCACAAGAGATGACTGCTGTAAGGATGATGGCCTTGCAAAATCGTGCTGCATTGGACTACttattagcttctcaagggggaacttgtgctgtgattaaaactgaatgCTGTACCTTTATACCTAACCACAATGCCACCATCCAAGAAATAACAGATCacttgaaaaacattgctaacacattacatacacctgtcacgactagtttgtttggttggtttagagaacagttaggacacgttggttacttgatatttgaatttgctttatTGGGGCTTGTACTCCTAATTGTTATTTGGCTTCTGATTACATGtctaaggttcacttgcaaaatatgtatggctcaaactactactaaaatcatgtactccactgtaattcCACCTCTACCGCCAGTGGAGGAGGAAAATTCAgactttctgttcaaaattgAGATTGAct CGGTGTGA